One genomic segment of Tolypothrix sp. NIES-4075 includes these proteins:
- a CDS encoding response regulator, with protein MSQSTTIRVLIVDDHAIVRKGLATIINRDPEMTVIAQAEDGQQAIDAFREYQPDVTLMDLRMPKMAGVEAIMAICAEFKQARIAVLTTYDGDEDIYRGLQAGAQGYLLKDSKLGELLNAIRAIHNGQKYIPPEVGAKLLQRMSNPELSEREMEVLRLMAQGMSNQEIGTALIIGESTVKSHVNRILSKLGVSDRTQAVITAVKRGIVSL; from the coding sequence ATGAGCCAATCCACTACGATTCGGGTGCTGATTGTTGACGACCATGCCATAGTCAGAAAGGGTCTAGCAACCATCATTAACCGCGATCCAGAAATGACAGTGATCGCTCAAGCTGAAGATGGGCAGCAGGCGATCGACGCGTTTCGAGAATACCAACCTGATGTTACACTAATGGATTTACGAATGCCCAAAATGGCAGGTGTTGAAGCCATTATGGCGATTTGTGCTGAATTTAAGCAAGCTCGGATCGCGGTACTCACAACCTACGATGGCGATGAAGATATCTATCGCGGTTTACAGGCGGGCGCTCAAGGCTATCTGCTTAAGGATTCTAAACTTGGCGAGCTTTTGAATGCGATTCGCGCCATTCATAATGGTCAGAAATATATTCCGCCAGAAGTGGGCGCAAAATTATTGCAGCGAATGAGCAATCCAGAACTCAGTGAACGAGAGATGGAAGTGCTGCGTTTGATGGCACAAGGAATGAGTAATCAGGAAATTGGGACTGCTTTGATTATTGGTGAAAGTACCGTCAAATCGCATGTGAATCGGATTTTGAGCAAACTGGGCGTGAGCGATCGCACACAAGCCGTGATTACTGCTGTTAAGCGTGGGATTGTCAGTTTGTAA
- a CDS encoding AAA family ATPase, whose translation MIALPGIAIQHKIYESSNSLVYRGMREDGVGIVAKMLKLDYPSPQELTRYRQEYKIIRSLTVEGVVKAYSQQDYQRTLVILLEDFGAESLEQWMHKRPDIFCPMPLSTFLGFAIALSDILGRIHAANIIHKDINPGNIVLNLDTGVIKIIDFGIATQFNRTNPTFKNPHVLEGTLAYLSPEQTGRMNRLLDYRTDFYSLGVTFYELLTGQLPFPTTDVLELVHCHIAKHPIAPHEINTTIPKPVSDIILKLMAKNAENRYQSAWGIKADLEICAEQLAEIGQISSIQLALQDVCDRFQIPQKLYGRDKEVAMLLAAFVRVACPESNPVAALPNNSETTSQTQQTGNPKFQVEMMLVSGYAGIGKSALVQEIYKPITQKRGYFISGKFDQFQRNIPYSAIAHALQKLVRQLLSEPDEQVQQWRSLLLTALGNNAQIIIDIIPEVELIIGKQPPVPSVGATEAQNRFHRIFGQFVRVFCSKKHPLVIFLDDLQWIDSATLNLIELMLLDEQAQSLFLIGAYRDNEVKPTHPLALMLERLRKQGVVLQEIILAPLTLLPLNQLIAETLHRNADIVRPLAELVLRKTQGNPFFVNEFLRMLYSENLLTFDVEHLSWQWNIAQIQAQDITNNVVELMLLKLKKLPENTQQILQLAACVGAEFNLDTLSIVYDKPPETIFQDLLAAIQVGLIQPLSELDENLLIQEYKFLHDRVQQAAYALIDESHKQLVHLQIGRNLLEKTLPEELSRLFEIVDHLNLAINLVVSGQERNSIARLNLMAAQKAKAATAYSAALKYAIAGIELLATDSWQNQYDLSLVLHEEAAETAYLSGDFLAMEQWVAIVLQAARTILDEVKVHEVTIKTYVAQTHKLDAIKVGLQVLAKLGLNLPEFPTELQIQQALSETTEVLQGRNIQDLVHLPLMTDASRLAAMRIISNIASPAFQAAPALFWLMACEQVKLSIQYGNAPSSAVAYSCYGVVITAATQDVEKAHQLGQLALNLVERLNAQELKSKTFLIVAEGISFGKSHFREIVSLLQEAYSSGVETGDFGFAGLAAYQKCEYLYFSGLELTELEQEMENYSHAIAQLKQETCLNYHQIFWQAVLNLQGQVNNPCCLQGVAYNEQQGLNRYLANNDSLGFQYFYINKLILCYLFGQFTQALKSANAAEGYLKGAPGQVTMPLFCFYDSLVRLAIYSHIPDSEQKVLFLNVSNNQEKMHKWARHAPMNFLHKYYLVEAEKARVLGQLLEAEKFYEQAIAGARENGYIQEEALAYELAAKHYLTRGLEKFAQIYMKEAHYCYERWGATAKVRNLEADYPQFFPQSTSVSSTPIHTAAGTTSNTSHVALDLAAIMKASQAISSEIELEQLLHTLMQILIENAGAQTGCLLLENAGEWTIEATCELTEGVQVCATQVLQSTLIANRLPESIVHYVIRTHESVILNDATREGNFINDPYIQHHQTQSVLCLPLLNQSKLIGVLYLENQLATGAFIPERFSVRASVPEALGDATRTQILSLLSTQAAIAIENAKLYAKLRESESRMTQFLEAVPVGIGIVNAEGRAYYANQRGIQLMGKGIDPAVPPEQISEAYQFYVTGTDQIYPTEKLPAIRALGGERTTVDDIEIRQNSATIPIEVWGTPVFDEQGKVAYAIVAFQDITQRKQAEKFLADYNQTLEQQVTERTLLLLQEIEERQRVENALRQSEEQRRLTMDFTHIGSCNWNIKEKKIDWNDNYARLLGLVPGEVESSYQVWRDRVYPEDIHRVEQAMTTALATHTDFEAEYRVIHPDGSIHWLVGRGRGIYNTDGQPVRMLGIILDISEQRNAALRERKRAEQASILEERNRMAREIHDTLAQSFTGILLQVGAATQVLADDPEATQVHLEMIEELARAGLAGARRSVSALRPRLLEEGNLESALHRIVAQMRSTTDTALICETQGTAYSLPSEVENNLLRIGQEALTNAIKYAYASEIRVELVYNETQCILRVKDDGRGFGVGSIPLSGGFGLLGMSERAERIGAQLTIQSQPEQGTEIIATINP comes from the coding sequence ATGATTGCTCTACCTGGTATTGCCATCCAACACAAGATATACGAAAGTTCTAATTCTCTAGTTTATCGGGGTATGAGAGAGGATGGAGTAGGGATCGTTGCAAAAATGCTAAAGCTTGATTATCCCTCACCTCAAGAACTAACTCGTTACAGACAGGAATATAAAATTATCCGTTCCCTTACAGTGGAAGGAGTGGTGAAGGCATACAGCCAGCAAGACTATCAACGCACTCTGGTAATTCTATTAGAAGATTTTGGGGCAGAGTCATTAGAGCAATGGATGCACAAGCGTCCAGATATTTTCTGCCCGATGCCTTTATCGACTTTTCTAGGTTTTGCGATCGCCCTGAGCGACATTCTAGGCAGAATCCATGCAGCCAATATCATTCATAAAGATATCAACCCTGGAAACATAGTCCTGAATCTGGATACTGGCGTTATCAAAATTATTGACTTTGGAATTGCCACCCAATTTAACCGCACGAATCCGACTTTCAAGAACCCTCATGTTTTAGAAGGAACCCTTGCCTACCTGTCTCCAGAGCAAACAGGGCGGATGAACCGTTTGCTCGATTACCGGACTGATTTCTACTCGCTGGGCGTGACATTTTACGAACTGCTCACCGGACAACTACCATTTCCCACCACAGACGTACTGGAGCTAGTCCATTGTCATATTGCCAAACATCCAATTGCGCCTCATGAAATAAATACAACGATTCCCAAGCCAGTTTCAGATATCATTCTCAAACTGATGGCGAAAAATGCTGAAAATCGCTATCAAAGTGCCTGGGGCATCAAAGCAGATTTAGAAATCTGTGCTGAACAATTAGCAGAAATCGGTCAAATCTCTAGCATTCAACTGGCGCTTCAAGACGTTTGCGATCGCTTCCAAATTCCCCAAAAACTTTATGGACGGGACAAAGAAGTTGCAATGTTACTGGCGGCGTTTGTTCGCGTAGCGTGTCCAGAGTCAAATCCCGTTGCTGCTTTACCAAACAATTCAGAAACAACTTCACAAACCCAACAAACAGGCAACCCAAAATTCCAAGTTGAAATGATGTTGGTATCTGGCTATGCTGGCATTGGCAAATCTGCATTAGTGCAGGAAATTTATAAACCAATCACTCAAAAGCGTGGCTATTTTATCTCTGGTAAATTCGATCAATTTCAGCGCAATATTCCCTACAGTGCGATCGCCCATGCCCTGCAAAAATTGGTACGGCAATTACTTAGTGAGCCAGACGAACAAGTGCAACAGTGGCGATCGCTTTTACTTACAGCTTTGGGAAACAACGCACAAATCATCATTGATATCATCCCCGAAGTTGAATTAATTATCGGCAAGCAGCCGCCTGTACCTTCCGTTGGAGCAACTGAAGCTCAAAATCGCTTTCATCGGATTTTTGGGCAATTTGTGCGGGTGTTTTGTTCAAAAAAACATCCCCTGGTGATATTCTTAGATGATTTGCAATGGATAGATTCAGCAACGCTGAATTTAATTGAGTTGATGCTGCTGGATGAGCAAGCCCAATCACTATTTTTGATTGGAGCTTATCGAGATAATGAAGTGAAGCCAACGCATCCATTAGCATTAATGCTTGAGAGACTGCGAAAACAAGGGGTAGTACTTCAGGAAATTATCTTAGCACCCTTAACGCTCTTGCCGTTGAATCAGTTGATTGCCGAGACGCTGCATCGGAATGCAGACATCGTTCGTCCTTTAGCTGAGTTAGTTTTGCGTAAAACCCAGGGCAATCCGTTCTTTGTCAATGAATTTTTGAGAATGCTGTATAGCGAAAATTTATTGACCTTTGATGTTGAACATTTAAGCTGGCAGTGGAACATAGCTCAGATCCAAGCCCAAGATATCACTAATAATGTTGTGGAGTTGATGCTCTTGAAGTTGAAGAAACTGCCAGAGAACACACAGCAAATACTCCAGTTAGCTGCTTGCGTCGGCGCTGAATTTAATTTAGATACTCTATCGATTGTTTATGATAAACCACCTGAAACGATTTTTCAAGATTTACTAGCAGCCATACAAGTTGGATTAATTCAACCACTATCTGAATTAGATGAAAACTTGTTAATTCAAGAGTATAAGTTCTTGCACGATCGCGTCCAGCAAGCTGCTTATGCTCTAATCGATGAATCGCACAAACAACTGGTTCATCTGCAAATCGGTCGCAATCTGCTTGAAAAAACGTTGCCAGAGGAGTTATCACGGCTGTTTGAAATTGTGGATCATCTCAATTTAGCGATCAATCTCGTCGTCTCTGGGCAGGAACGAAACAGCATTGCCAGACTCAACTTAATGGCAGCCCAAAAAGCGAAAGCGGCTACTGCCTATAGTGCAGCTTTAAAGTATGCGATCGCAGGCATCGAGTTACTCGCAACCGATAGTTGGCAAAATCAGTATGACCTCAGTTTGGTTCTCCATGAAGAAGCCGCAGAAACTGCCTATCTATCCGGTGACTTTCTGGCGATGGAGCAATGGGTTGCTATTGTTTTGCAAGCAGCCAGAACCATTTTAGATGAAGTGAAAGTTCATGAGGTCACAATCAAAACCTATGTAGCACAGACTCACAAGTTAGACGCAATTAAAGTCGGGTTGCAAGTGTTGGCAAAACTAGGGCTGAACCTGCCAGAATTTCCCACAGAATTGCAGATTCAACAAGCACTTTCAGAAACAACAGAAGTTCTGCAAGGAAGGAATATTCAAGATTTGGTGCATTTACCTTTAATGACAGATGCCAGTAGATTGGCAGCCATGCGGATTATTTCAAATATCGCTTCTCCTGCTTTTCAGGCTGCACCTGCACTGTTTTGGCTGATGGCATGTGAGCAAGTCAAGTTATCGATTCAATATGGCAATGCACCCAGTTCTGCGGTTGCCTATTCTTGTTATGGAGTTGTGATTACCGCAGCAACTCAGGATGTAGAGAAAGCTCATCAGTTAGGTCAACTCGCCCTAAACCTTGTGGAACGGCTGAATGCCCAAGAACTTAAAAGCAAAACTTTTCTAATTGTTGCAGAAGGGATCAGCTTTGGAAAGTCTCATTTTAGAGAGATTGTATCCCTATTGCAGGAAGCTTACTCTAGCGGAGTAGAAACCGGAGATTTCGGATTTGCAGGTTTAGCGGCTTACCAAAAATGTGAGTATTTATATTTCAGTGGATTAGAACTGACAGAATTAGAACAGGAGATGGAGAATTACAGCCATGCGATCGCCCAATTGAAGCAGGAAACTTGCTTAAATTACCATCAAATCTTTTGGCAGGCAGTGCTTAACTTACAAGGACAGGTTAATAACCCCTGCTGTTTACAAGGCGTTGCTTACAATGAGCAACAGGGATTGAACCGCTATTTAGCAAACAATGATTCTCTTGGATTTCAATATTTCTATATCAACAAGCTGATCCTCTGCTATCTATTTGGGCAGTTTACTCAAGCGTTAAAGAGTGCAAATGCGGCTGAAGGGTATCTCAAAGGTGCGCCAGGGCAAGTAACAATGCCACTGTTCTGCTTTTACGACTCTTTGGTGCGACTAGCAATTTATTCACATATTCCTGATTCAGAACAAAAAGTATTGTTCCTTAACGTCAGCAACAACCAGGAAAAAATGCACAAATGGGCGCGTCATGCGCCGATGAATTTTCTGCATAAATATTATTTAGTCGAGGCAGAAAAAGCGCGAGTTTTAGGTCAGTTGCTTGAGGCAGAAAAATTCTATGAACAAGCGATCGCTGGAGCCAGAGAAAACGGATATATTCAGGAAGAAGCCTTAGCTTACGAATTAGCTGCTAAACATTATCTGACGCGAGGTTTGGAAAAATTTGCCCAGATATATATGAAGGAAGCTCACTACTGCTATGAACGGTGGGGCGCAACGGCAAAGGTCAGGAATTTGGAGGCTGATTATCCTCAGTTTTTTCCTCAATCAACAAGTGTGAGTTCCACACCAATCCACACTGCTGCTGGAACTACCTCTAATACCTCACATGTTGCTCTCGATTTAGCAGCAATAATGAAAGCATCCCAAGCGATTTCCAGTGAGATTGAACTGGAACAACTGCTCCACACCTTAATGCAGATCCTCATTGAAAATGCTGGAGCGCAAACCGGATGTCTGCTTTTAGAAAATGCAGGAGAATGGACGATCGAAGCGACCTGTGAACTTACTGAGGGTGTACAGGTCTGTGCAACCCAAGTGCTGCAATCGACTTTGATCGCAAATCGTTTACCTGAATCGATCGTTCATTATGTGATTCGGACTCATGAGTCGGTCATTCTCAATGATGCTACTCGTGAAGGTAATTTTATCAACGATCCCTATATTCAACACCACCAGACTCAATCAGTCTTGTGTTTGCCACTGCTCAATCAAAGCAAGCTCATCGGTGTGTTGTATCTAGAAAATCAGTTAGCAACTGGGGCATTTATACCGGAGCGATTCTCCGTTCGCGCCAGCGTGCCGGAGGCATTAGGAGACGCTACGCGAACGCAAATTCTCAGCCTACTTTCTACCCAGGCGGCGATCGCGATCGAAAATGCCAAACTCTATGCAAAGCTACGTGAGAGCGAAAGCAGGATGACTCAATTTCTAGAAGCAGTTCCGGTGGGCATTGGCATCGTCAATGCAGAGGGTCGCGCTTATTACGCCAATCAGCGGGGCATTCAACTCATGGGTAAAGGGATTGATCCTGCTGTGCCGCCGGAGCAAATTTCAGAGGCTTATCAATTTTATGTGACAGGAACGGATCAAATCTATCCCACTGAAAAACTGCCAGCCATCCGGGCATTGGGCGGCGAACGCACCACCGTTGATGACATAGAAATTCGCCAAAATAGCGCCACTATTCCCATTGAGGTTTGGGGCACTCCAGTCTTTGACGAACAGGGCAAGGTAGCTTATGCGATTGTAGCCTTTCAAGATATCACCCAGCGCAAACAAGCAGAGAAATTTCTAGCCGACTACAACCAAACGTTAGAACAACAAGTCACCGAGAGGACTTTGCTCCTTTTGCAAGAGATTGAAGAGCGCCAACGAGTGGAGAATGCCTTGCGACAAAGTGAAGAGCAACGCAGGCTGACGATGGACTTCACGCACATCGGTAGTTGCAACTGGAATATCAAGGAGAAAAAAATAGATTGGAACGACAATTATGCTCGATTGCTGGGGTTAGTTCCTGGTGAGGTTGAGAGCAGCTATCAGGTATGGCGCGATCGCGTTTACCCAGAAGACATTCATCGGGTTGAGCAAGCTATGACAACAGCTCTAGCAACTCATACTGATTTTGAAGCTGAATATCGAGTCATTCATCCAGATGGCAGTATTCATTGGCTGGTAGGTCGAGGTCGAGGCATTTATAACACAGATGGACAGCCTGTGCGGATGTTAGGAATAATTCTTGACATTAGCGAACAGCGAAACGCTGCACTGCGCGAACGCAAACGAGCTGAACAAGCCTCCATTCTGGAAGAACGCAACCGAATGGCGCGAGAAATTCATGATACACTAGCTCAATCCTTCACGGGTATTTTACTTCAGGTTGGAGCAGCAACACAAGTGCTGGCGGACGACCCAGAAGCAACTCAAGTACATCTGGAAATGATTGAGGAACTAGCACGCGCTGGGCTAGCAGGGGCACGGCGATCCGTATCAGCACTCCGTCCACGGCTACTAGAAGAAGGTAATTTAGAGAGTGCCCTGCATCGTATTGTGGCGCAAATGCGATCGACGACCGACACGGCTCTGATTTGCGAAACTCAGGGTACAGCCTATTCCTTACCAAGCGAAGTGGAGAATAACTTACTCAGAATTGGGCAGGAAGCATTAACCAATGCGATTAAATACGCTTATGCTAGCGAAATTCGGGTTGAGTTAGTGTACAACGAGACACAGTGTATCTTACGGGTTAAAGACGATGGCAGGGGCTTTGGCGTAGGTAGCATTCCTTTGAGCGGTGGGTTTGGCTTATTAGGAATGAGCGAACGGGCAGAGCGCATTGGCGCACAACTAACAATTCAAAGCCAACCTGAACAAGGAACAGAAATTATTGCCACTATCAACCCTTGA
- a CDS encoding molybdenum cofactor guanylyltransferase: MTNNLTAIVLAGGKSSRMGQDKALIPIQGVPMLQLVCQIAESCTDQVYVVTPWKERYQHLLTLKSEFIQEVPFSEPLPHGPIIGFAQGLAQVKTDWVLLLACDLPKLQVEVLQEWAAKLDSVGDGAIAALVSRHSKGWEPLCGFYHRRCLPSLMDYINQGGRSFQEWLKQHPVYALSLSDPEMLFNCNTPQHLDLMQGVGGNAPF, translated from the coding sequence ATGACTAATAACTTAACCGCAATTGTGTTGGCGGGAGGAAAGAGTTCTCGCATGGGTCAAGACAAAGCCTTGATTCCAATTCAAGGTGTACCCATGCTGCAACTGGTTTGTCAAATTGCGGAAAGTTGCACCGATCAAGTCTATGTAGTGACTCCCTGGAAGGAACGCTATCAACATTTGCTAACGCTTAAAAGCGAGTTTATTCAAGAAGTTCCTTTCAGCGAACCACTTCCTCATGGACCAATCATTGGATTTGCTCAAGGACTGGCGCAAGTGAAAACAGATTGGGTGTTGCTGCTGGCTTGCGACTTACCTAAGTTACAGGTTGAAGTGTTGCAGGAATGGGCGGCAAAATTGGATAGTGTTGGTGATGGAGCGATCGCAGCTTTGGTTAGTCGCCATTCTAAAGGATGGGAGCCGTTGTGTGGTTTTTACCACCGTCGTTGTTTACCAAGTTTAATGGACTACATTAACCAAGGGGGTCGGTCATTTCAGGAGTGGCTGAAGCAACATCCGGTGTATGCTTTGTCATTGTCCGACCCAGAAATGCTGTTTAACTGTAATACGCCACAACACTTGGACTTGATGCAGGGTGTGGGTGGTAACGCACCATTTTGA